The DNA region CTGTTAAGGGTATTTTGCACATGCCCTCTGACTTGCCATCCTATTAACATATTCAGAACAGTCTTTACTTCACAGAGCTTATCTTTACAGAGGCAGTGCACATTCATCATGTCTGCCTTGATGTTAAACCATGAAAATGATCAACAAACTAGTTCTATTTAAAACCTCATTACAGAGCACACCAACACAAACTCTCAACAAGTCTCAAGCAGTTATGAATCAAAGActtgctcaaacacacacacagtcacaactgAAATGTCTGCAAATACAGAtaacagacaaagcaaaatGATGTTTCAAGCAAGCAAATACATAGAAGTAGATACTAAGGGCAAATATTAAAGCATCTATATAaacagacgggtgacaaattaacaGTAAGATCTGACTAAAGGAGAGGGGAAACATATTGAATGCAGGAACTTCCAAACAGGACACGAGGGGCCACTGAATGGTTcgatgagtatgaaaatgatgtgaatcatatgatCTAGCTTTCACAGTCACCAGGTCTTAACATAGTTGAACACCTGTGGGAGATTTTGGGGcaatgtgttagacagcgctctgcaccaccatcatcaaaacaccaaattcaaaaaaaaatgatCCATCAATAAAAATCCAATTACAGGTGATGCAACTATAAAGAAGACAAATCAAACGAGCATTACATATAGATCAGACAAAGTAACATCCAAGTAGACAGCGAGTAGAGCCACTAGATAAAAGTGACAGGAAAATACCGCAGGAGAAAGCAGTAGTATTTGTGGTGGCGTACATGATTGctttcatcagtttttatttgtttctaaaGTTACAATAAGTTGGCCAGTTGTATTGTAAGTTATAACTAATGGCACATTACCATTTTGTTTTGGCTCAGAGCTTGTTGGTCTGCTATGTAGTAAGTTTACTGTAGTTCAGTGTTTTGGGAAATaatgcttattcgctttcttcTCATCACTGTGAGGTttccaggcaaccagcagagacaccaggaaattactgaaccccgccaagaaatagtctggcacaaTAATCCCCACTGTAAAACCACAGATTGACTTTTTCACTCTTTGgtgaaacaaacaagatatagcATGTTGATGAATGAGTTTTAGACTCGCTGGTAGGcgacagagccaggctagctgtttctccctgtttccagtaCTGTATGTAGCGCTTAAAAAACTATacaccctcctctctctgttgcaCAGACTCATGAGTGACTGTGAGGAGGCCCACTTCTTTTGGGAGTCTTGGACTTCAcctgtgaaaagaaaaagaaaaaaggaatcAAAGAAGAATAATAAAGgccaaaaatgcaaaaacaacataacCATGAAGACAACTGAGAGCgtccagaagaagaagaagaaaaagaaaaaccccaAATTCAAAGAAgcaatggagagaaaaaaggacaagaagagagagaagaaaaagaaaaagaaattgtCTCTGGATTTAGATGACAGCTTTGTATCTACATGTGGCAGCAGTGCTACTGTACCTACTGCACAAGCAAAATCTGAAGCATCGAATCTGAGAAGCAGCACTGAGAAGCTAAACCCTGATCAGCTGACTCAAGACTCCAAgaagaaaaccaaaagaaaaaagagagtgatGTTTGATTTATCACCCGGCTACATTCAAGCCAAACGTCCTAAATTCGTCTCTTCATCTCCGCAGTCACCCAGTGAGAGCATCCTCTTGGGGAACGAGGCTGTGAGAGACGGTGAGAGGTGTTCGCAGGTGATAGAGTCAGGACAGAACCAGGATCAGCCGCATGATAATGACTCTCAATGCAGCGGTGACAATATGAACAGCCAGGACCTGTTTATCACCCAGAAGACGTTCAGAGGATCCCCCTCCTACGCTTCTAGTGGTGAAGCCAGCGACAAAGCTGTTATTACAACTCCACAAATattcacacagagagacatgGAGCTATCAGAGGGGTCACACAAAGCAAATAGAAATCCCATAAAGGAAAAATGGCCTTTTCAGACATGGAGAGAGTTAAACCTCACTGAGGAGAAAGACGTGTCATGTCCTTCTCATGCAAGGCCCAATGTGGTGAATCCTTACCTGGACAAGCCGATCGTGGTGAACACATCCCTTGATGTTGCAAAATCTAAGAAACATTCCAGTACTTTAAACCAACAGGCCTTTTCATGCATTCCCTACACACATGAACCATCCCTGCTTCCCCTAATATCCACAGCAAGCACTTCCACCCAGACAGAAAACCTCTTCACCACTGAACTCTCCTCCTACCTCAACTTCTGTCAGAAAAGTAAATCGACTGTAAGTTCTGAGGACTTGAAACCTTTGGACCTGAGCCTGCCGCAGAGGGTGAGACAAGACCTCTGCAGCTGTTTGTCAGTGACGATGTCAGTGACTGAGCtcaaagatgatgaagagaagtgCGGTGACAAGAAACCGTCATGCTTACTGAAAGACCACGGTGCGTGGCTGTCCTGTTCTTCAGAGGTGAGGAAAGAGCCTTGTGGTCCACAGCTTAGGTCTGCCAGGGCCAAGAGTAAAGCTGAACCCACCCCAAGCCCCCAGTCAGAGTCAGAGCTCAAGTCTGCTGACACGACAACCTCCAGCGAGGACAACGAGCCCCCCTGCCGAAGCAGCAAGGTGGACCTGAGCCAGGTGACACCAAAcaagatctgttttttttttttcctggagaTTTAGAGGTTTAAGCAACCAGAGAGGACTTTGAATTGTACagttaaaaacatacacatggtTAGCTGATATTAATATATTTGAGACTCACTGTATTTGAATTTTACTACATTTATACCAACAAATAGATAAATGATTCAGTTTTTCTCCTCCAGAATTTTTGACCCCTTTGAGTTTATAGAGGAGAAACACCTACATTtggtttattgtgttttttttctctcaaatgttttttatacaTCTCAACTGAATTCATTGTCTTAATGATGTGAGTATATGCTTGTTTCCATGAAGGTaattaaaggacagattcacagcatttcatttctgtcttaaaacaatattcagtagcccaaatgaacattgaaacatgtttttcttggtgtaatcattcctcctgttcatactgaccattagaagatcccttcataatgcacttacaatgtaagtgatgggggacaaaatccacagtcctccttctgtgcaaaaatgtatttaaaagtttatctgaagctaatatgaagcttcagtcgtccaaataactcaaatcaagtagatatttttcatcattacagtctttttagtgccaaagttcctctttttgttactatgcTTCCACCGCAGTTCatcagggaaacactgtctgaggaaacacaaagagggagtttgatgctaaaaagactgtaaatgtgtcagatatccacttgatatgactaactcagactgctgaagcctcatataagcttcacatcaacttttaaatgcatttttgcactaaatgactgtgtggacacactgtggattttggcctccatcaattacattgaaagcacatttgaagggaatcttttaatgtccagtgtgaacaggaggaatgaggaaaacctctttcactgttcatatggtcacctgactgttgttttaagacagacttgaaaaatagtgaaccTTTCCTTTGAAATGCATGTCACTGTTCAATAAGAAAACgactttttgtttgtcttcagGTCAGAGCAGTCCAGATGAGACTCAACGAGTCCTTCTTTTTCAAGACAAAGGGAGAAGGACAGTCGCCCAGACCAGAGTCCCCACTGATGAAACTGGCTCAGGGCAGAAACATGAAAAGCAGGAAGGGACACTGTGGTTATATGAAGATTTGTGGACAGTAACCTGTAGTTATCATTAGGCTGCCACTTTCTTCTTGACAACATTTAATATCTGGAAGATGAGTTCAGTGTTTTAGTAGCTTGGGCTGAAGAATACCAGGTGTCAGATTAGCAGGTTAATGTAATTCAACCCTTAATGCGGTGAAGTGCCTTTGAGCAGACGggtgtgatgtcactgtcagGACATTCAGTCCCTGTTTGATATACAGTGGACAGCTGCAGAAGTTATGATGGACGTCGTCTTTCACAGTCAACACAAATTCTATCCCGAAATGAACTTTgtggaaataaaaaacacattcctTATTGTATAAGTGACAACTTTCTGTATTAGtcaattgttttaattttcaaGATTTTAACTTTTCTAGAATATTGTTGGTTTAAGGTTCTTCATACACACAGTTCTGTGTGATTCACTCATTTATATATAAGTTTCAGTGGCAGATCTTTTTTGAGTGTTATCAAAAACTGTAGACATCAAATTGTAGTTCATAGCtgtatgaaaatcaattaaagttGATTATAAAGGAAGAGTGGTCCACTTATTGCAGTTAGGAAGATACACTTTTTCGCAAATTACAGAGTAAAGTTAAATTTTTGAGTTGTTCACCTATATTTCATTTCCATGTGTAATATCCCATGTGACATAAACAGTAAACATTCCACTAGAAGAAGCTCACTGAACCAACaattgttgatttattttactttgacatTTATATATCTTGCCAACAAGTTGCACAGTAGCCTCTAATACACTGTGATTGTCTTTAAAGCACATTGAGTACaactgaaatggaaaatgtttaTTCATAGCTCATACTTACTATACAGATTAGCCCTCCTCAAGCTGAAAAACTAACAACCAgtaaaacatacattatattaaagTCCACCCATGATCTTAATTAATAAAGTTGACTTATTTTAAGATAGAGTCCTGCCTGGCTTAGCAATGTCCTGCGTTTCTGTTAGTCTTTTGATCATTCCCAGAGACAAACCACCACGTTTATGAAGAGTAAGATGGGTTCATTAAACTGGTATCTCGATAAAAACATGTCTTAGAGCTGCATTTCATCCTGGTGCGTTGATGCCAGTGTCAGCGGAGAAATTGGTAAAATTACGCTGCTATTAAATTAAATCGTGTCTGTTTGGCCTGTTATACACCAAGTAACAGAATGACCCCAGATATGCAAGGTACAGTGTGTCAGTGGTAGAGGCTTTAATGGTATCAAAGTGTTTCCATTTTTGCTTGAACAGAAGAGTCGAGATGACCTAGTTGTGCCTGAAGAGCTTGATCCCCATCCAGCtccagaggtggaagaagaCGTAGACGGGTATGGTGACCGGCAGCAGCAGACTGTAGAAACACAGACTGTTGCTGCTGGTGCAACCTTGAGGGAAGTTATCATCCACTGCAGCGGAGTAGAACAAACCGAAGAGAGACACTATTGGGACCAGTCCCACCATCACCGACAGGGAGAACATACCTGCAGATGGGTTCTAATAAAGCATactatattaaataaatatcagaGAGTTGATATGTCACATGTATCTTTAGCCTAGAATGCAGTGCAACTTTCTCCGCTGCAGCAACACAACATGAACATCAGTGCTGAGCAGGTCAGTCCAACAGCATTTTAAACACCGCAGTGGTAATTCTTGTTTAGCTTGGGTCAGCTGAAGATACCGTGATGGAGTTTCTATCCTTGTGTGGGTGTGGCTGAGGTATCTGTGTCTTTGTGAAGGAGTCTGGCTTCCTGAGGGATCATATTGGGGATGCCATCAATGATGGGGTATGCGATGCCAAGCTCCTCGTTGATCAGCTCATTGGTCTTCGCCTCGTATCTGGAGAAGGACGAGGACAACAGCAACACAGATCTTTTATATGATGCAAACTGTAATCTTTAGAATGAAAAGCCATTTTCTCACTGTGTAATGTTTACTACATAAAAGCTGAGGTTATCGTTTTTCCCACAACACCTGAATACAACAATCATTACTCAGTAACAGCTGGCTGTGCTCCATTTGGTGTTGCAATCTACCAGATTCTGTGGTGAAACAGACAATTTCCGCCATATAACGTATGTTGATAGCTGATAACTGGTCccatattcaatttacacaagtgtgatgcgGACActtgaagcctgcagtgcacaaacactgagaatgaaaatatatttgcatattcagtgTGGAATAGCTCATTTTGAGGATTTTAAAGtagtaattatacttttttgtggaaaaacacatACCAGACAAACATTGTTCCAAGCTGAGTATTTTCATATGTCTTAATGCaagtctggaggggatctttaacttCCTATTGTCAGAATCTGAATGGTCACAAATATATGCATTTCAGTGACTATTTTTCAACCTGAATTTATGCCCTGCTTGATTTTGTGTACTGTCGAAGTGGTTTAACTGCTGTTAAAACAATGGTTAAATGTGACGTAAagctaaaaatatatatgacGTTGAAGTTATCTTCCAATTCGGGGTTAAGGGGAAAGTTAAAGGGAAAataaagggaaacataaataatgatatttagctgctgattctctgtttttctatcACTTATACTtgtgaaaaagtgttaaacGTCATGGCAAAAACCTAAACGCTGTTTAAACCCgatttcagatttgtgaaacctttattttgcttatgaaaactgaaaaaagggcgatttcagTGATATTTCGGTGTGataatgtggtctggatggagacGTATCAGTGAAATCgtccttttttctgttttcatcaggaatatctgaaagtgggttttaACAGCGTTGAGGCTTTTTCTACGATGTCTGACACTCTTTCATAAGCGTAAGAAAAAAACGGAGAATCGGCTCCTAAATATCATTGTTTATGTTTCGGAAGCTAACTTCAGCGTCGTTAACGTAGTTAACTTTAAAGATTCACTATCCGTGGAACAAAACGATGTTTCCAGATTTCAGAGGACGACACTGAAGTACCACATGGAGTAGCGTTACATAGTCAGTGATAAATGTTTTGACATGTGAAACCTTTAGTTGAccccgtgtgtgtgtctgttttaccTCAGCGGCTTCTTGGACAGCGGACACACCAGGAAGTGCAGCAGCTCGGCGTCAAAAGGCGGCGTCACTTCGTCCTTCACGTCCGCAAAGCTCCGCGCGGACACGGAGGCAGCTGCTAAAGGAGCACACTTCGCACTGCGGTGAACACCGACTGTATTTGTCACCAGCCGAACCAAAGCACTCCGAAACATGACCAAACCTGCTCAACAAGCCAGCGAAAACTCTCAAACGCAACAGGAAGCGCCTGGGTCTGTGCAGCCGAAATACAAGTCCACTTCCGGTGAAGTGGAAATGCCTGTCACTAGTTCCGCATGTTGACTTCTTTAGCGACTTTAGTGTATATTTGACACTGTtttgattgttatttttatacgattttaaagatattttatcatatttgcCATAGTCATAAATATAAGTTAGAAGGTTGTTTCAACAGTTTCCTCATTTGTCCACATGGTGGCAGCGTTGCTCTGCATCTCAGTAAAGGTAACTATCTGTTGACCAGGACATGAAACCACACTATAacaaagaatattaaaaaaaatatggattgCATTAATTTGTGGCGGTGGACTACAAAAAACTCTAAATTTCTTCCACCCATTGCTTTCATTAATAGATTACACCTTTCATGCAAGGATTGTAGAGTATTTTGGTCAATTTTCCCAGTATAATAAAATCAGACACCACATTAACAATATTAAAAGGAAGAAACTATTACAGGTACATGTTTTGTGAATTTCATAAAAGTCACTGTTTGAACTTTGGTTTCATTTAAGCCTCATAGATGTCCTGAACATGATTTCCCAACAGGTTATATCTATACAATATTAAATATTGTCAGAGAGCCCTGTGCCAGCTAGCACAGAATGCATTCCCCCATCCATATGGTTGAAGATATTGCTCTGAGACTTTCTTGGCAGGGCCCCAACTTGTTTTAAAACTGCTTCAAGCTGTAATATATCCCACTGCTTGGTACATGACAGACCTGctaatatagttttttttttctttttgtcttttctctagCTGCCAGGCTTTGAATACAGCAGTGTAGCATAGTAGCTGTGTAGCTTTTTTTCATTGGGTCCGTTTACTCATGAGCGTTATCCATCATCTCTGACATATTCTACTGAGCACTGAGGCTGAAATAATACCAAAAGAGGATGACGTGCTGGAGTCTAAATGTCTGCAGATGCAGCAAAAATTATTAAGTGATTTAGTAATGGTTATTATTGATGTTGGAGTGGAAACTTGACAATAAACCAgataattacacacacacacactcacagcaagATGCTTTGGACTTTACTGTTGGTGCAACAGTAAACACTCTGACAGAGACATTGCAGATTATCTAACAAGTATGGTGCAGACTAAGACATTTTAGATGTCTTAGTCTGCACCATACTTGTTAGATGTTAGATGACATACATGTTAGATGACATTAAGAAATCTCTTCATTAAAGTGCCAAATGCAGGAAGAAAGAGCTGTTTGATGCATTCTGAGGAACATCTGGACATAACCAGCCAGCCAGTGCAAGTCCTGATGCTCTGATCAAATTTAACACAACATTGCTCTCGAAGAACTGATGAAATTTCATAGTGGTGATGAGAGAGATATTCGAAGGGAACATTATTAATATCAACAAAGCTTAGATTGATAGATATAACTCTGATTTTTGAGTTGATTTTCAATATCGAGACCTGAAGTTCCAGATGTAAGAAACCCTAATTTAAAACATCTCCCACTTGACAAAAAGAATTAAATGCAACAAAACGTTGGCAAAATGGTTGCAAAGCCACCACGTTTGATAGAGtttaatatattcaaatattaaCACTGTTTCAATTCATTTAGCAAATAAGAAATAGCTATAAAGATATTTATATCTGCGTTCATTTGTTGCAGTTGTTAACAAACTTCAAATTTGTAACACaacaaaagtaatttatttgGACTAATTAAATGGTAAAAGGCTTGTAATGGACTTAACTTAATAATGTGAATAATGTGAACTCTCCCAAGTCAGAACTTTTACTGTTCTTACCGTTCTGCAGACGTAACTTCGAGTGAACTGTTGAGAAACAAACAGTTGCAATGATGTGTTTCACGCGCTGCCATGCTTGTAAAACTTCATGggggctgttgtgtgaataaaTTGTTGTGTAACTTTGTTAAAGCTGTTATAATCATTAATTTTTAACGATCATTATGTGTATTTGAAAGGTCATGGTGATGCTCATAGTAACAAACCCACAGCTGTACGttgtggagcatttagcaactaaagagccTGATTTTCCCCCGGAGtttgtggagaccaaaacagagctaaaaggagagtgaatatcagacttacattcatcaggtggacacaagcACTAAAATGAACGCCACTCCAAATGAACACTCCCAATGAATGCTAACATTGTTCTGTATCTCCTGGATATGTAAATTAGTGCCTGTTTGTTTCCAAATTAAAATGCCATGTTAAAAGGTAAtatgtcattgttgtgtttagAGCTTGTTTCTTAAACCCTCAAGGAGAGATTGCACTGAGTTACAGATGCTTATAGAACGGAGGCTAACTTGAAAATAACAGACAGATGGCTAACAGGTGTCAGGACTTTGCAGTTTGTACATTGCTTCCTATAAGTCGTCCTCTCTATATGATAACCTTCAGCCATTAggccaaaaaatgaaatgaaaattagGTTTATGTAGCACACAGTGTGACGCTGCCAGGATCACGCTGCTGCACATGTTGGGTGGATGCTGAGTCAAGGATGACTGTGTGAATCACTGCTTTGGCCTGACGTCAATGACATATACCAGAGTACAGTAACTGAGGACAGTCCTGGTTTCAAGCCAGTGGTCACAGTGTCCTGactaatgtgttttaaaagcaaacttGACTTGAAGTCCAAGCCAAAAAGGCCTCACGCTTCTCCATTGACAGCACAGCCCCCTCACCAACAGGCGGTTCGTACTTGGCAGGAAAGTCAGCGGGTCCCTGCCAGGGTTGTTACAACACTAATAACGTCTAAGATTTCTGGACAGGGAAAAGGATCTCTCATAATCTGTCTGCCATCAACACAAATGCTACTCAGCACTTCACCAGAATTGTTGCCTTTAATTGACTCAGACCTTCATGGATGTATGAACAAGGCCTCTTGTCCCCGTTTGGGTGCTTGTGTTATATTTTCTATCCATAGTGTGTTTTCTGCATGCAGGAGATCCTTAGAGACAGTGAGATGATACACAATCCACAGCTGCTTCTTTTCATGCTTCTCTGTAGTTCTCTCCATGTGGGAGAAAGAGGCGTGCTTGGAAAGCAGCAGCGCGGGCGTTGTgcactcagcagcagcagaaacaacgAAAGCGAGGagctttttcctctcctccatgGTGTCTGCtgacacatttttcatcaaGCCACCTCCTCATCAGTGATATCTGACAGAGCTTTCATCAATCCCACACCTCTGCTGACCTTTTCAGAGTCGTTCACCTGTACATTTAGAGCCCGATCGCTGACAGCGGCGCCCACAGGAGCAACAAGAGTTCTTGGTGATGACTTCTTTAACCACTTCAGGCtggatgtttttcagttttgctcCCCTAATTTGTATTGAGGAGACATCTTCAAGAGTCAAGAACAGTGACAGACTTGACAGAGCTTTCACAGTCTGGTGGTGATATTTGatgcttcttttctttctcccattTTCCCCCCACGCAGTTGTCATGGTGCACAGACAGGATCCTATATGTTTTATAATGATAGAGTAAACTCGTCACACCTTTATACAGGCCTCGATGCATAATAGAATATTTCTACTCATTAGTCTAATTACCACTGACCCATATACTGAGTTTATGATAATGCTAAATTATCCCTCCTCAGTTTCCATTATATTAACAAAGTAAAAGCCTTCATTTCCTCATTATATTATCTCATCTTGTTTGTAGGAATCCACTTACAAGCCCATTTCACTCATTTCACTGCCTGAGGACTCAGTTAGCTGGAGTTATGTTTGCCTAACTGCAATGATAACTAATACTTTAAATTTCATCACTGCTCTAGACACAGAATTAGaatgaaatgttaatataatgTACTCTAATGAAGAATCCTCTTGTGAAATTGAACGGTGCATGTGAATTCAATGTCATTCTGAGTTGAGTTCTGATCATTTCCTTGCTAAAGCGTAGGTTTTATCCAATTAGAAACAGAAgattaggctttttttttcctgccaggAGAGCTTTCATTTCCATCCTGAAATATTGCTGATGTAGCATTTACTGCTTAATCTGATAATCAGATCCCCGAGGACTtccttctcctgctgctttttctgtctGCCATGCATCCTTAATCCTTCTCTGTCTTGccctttccttctctttctgcaCCCCTTATCTTCTCcctgtttcctcttttctgcccctctctcttcctcgcACACTTCCTCCTTCTTCCAGTCAACATATTCCTCTGCCAACAAAGATAAAAAGCTAAGCTCTCGCTAATACACCTGATTGATGGACAGGCACAGATCCAATGAAGCGTTGCCCTTCAATTAGGCCTCTCTGGTCACCTGGCAACAGTGTTAACGAAGTGTACCCTTCAATTAAGTCTCGGCGGTTACTCAGCAGAAGCGTGAGCCAATGAGACATGAGCAAAGGTTGACGTTGCATCATTACCGCTCCCTCCAAGGCCCCAGAGTGTCCCGCTGGCTCTAATCACTCAGCTGCTGTTTAGGGCTATGTTGTTGCgtggatgtatgtgtgtttattattgtgcatgCTCATGGCTCATTTAATACGCTAGGTTTACAATGCCTTTGATGTTATGAGTGTGTCAGAGACTTGTTTATGAGGTGTTCATGGTAACTCCCCCAAACAATATAGGTGCAGGGTTTCAGCATTTATGACAAGTCATCCGTGGAAATGCTTTATCGCTTTTAGAGACAAAGTATAAAGCTGTTTTGATGCTTGGGTATATTCATGCATCACTGTAATCCTTTAAGAAGGCACTGTGTTAAAGGATGGATTCCTCTTTAGTGAAGATGCACTCTCTCTATAATGGTATCTATTAAAAGAGGGGGAGGCAGCGGAGAAAAAGTGAAttaaagagagggaaggaggaggcctgagtgaggaggagtgagagggaggagggagggacagTAGAGAGGATAATGACAGAGTGAAGGAGGGAATGAGTgggactgagagaaagagagagtccAGCCAGCTCTTCAGTGGACTAACGAGATAGTAAGATTTTGCCTGGAGGGTGATAATTAGTATATCCTCAGAGGCTTTGAGGCTTCAGAGGCCCACACATCTGCCCCCAGTATGACTGAACTACAGAGCACAAACTGCACCagtatggttttatttttttctttggtctgcagtgttttcatcagttttatACTTGTCAGGGTGGAAAATATTCAGGAGCATTCAGGCTTTCATGAATAGTCTCAAACCCTCCACTGAAATCAAGGCGAGTGACATTCCTTTTAGGATTAGcacctttcattttttttaatttaaaggctTCATACAGGGATGTTTCTATTTGTTTTGGGGTGAGTCCAAGTCAGTTCTCAAGTATTATCACGGTAAGTCtcaaatcatttaaaacaagTCCAAGTCCTAAGCCACATCAAAGTCGACTCATGTCAAGTCTCCAGTCAATTGAAACAAGTAAAGTCTCAAGTTCAAAACTTCATGTCCAAGTCTTATTAAAGTTAGTCTCAAGTCAATTGAGACTGGCCCAAGTACTGGGTCTATTCAAAGTATTTATCAAGTCAAGTCTAAAGTTAACTGAGACAAGTTAAAGTCAAAGGTCAAGTGAAGTTTCAAGTCAGTTAAAACAAGTACAATTTCTAAGTCATGTCAAAGTAAGTCTCAGTCGAGACAAGTCAAAGTCCCAATCTAGTAAAAGCAAGTCTCCCAAGTCAAATAAGACAAATCAAAGTCATGTCTTAAATCAAGTCACAAGTCAAAGCCAGGTCAAGTTTATTGAAAGCAAGACCAAGTCTAATCACAAGTCTTCTTCAGCAAATTACAAACCAGCTCTAATATTTCAGGTCTCCTGAATAcaacatttttccttttaaggctgtgtcaacagtgtttttacattgctAAGACCAGATCCTTTGAATGCATTGATctaataattaa from Thunnus albacares chromosome 7, fThuAlb1.1, whole genome shotgun sequence includes:
- the LOC122985055 gene encoding uncharacterized protein LOC122985055, which produces MSDCEEAHFFWESWTSPVKRKRKKESKKNNKGQKCKNNITMKTTESVQKKKKKKKNPKFKEAMERKKDKKREKKKKKKLSLDLDDSFVSTCGSSATVPTAQAKSEASNLRSSTEKLNPDQLTQDSKKKTKRKKRVMFDLSPGYIQAKRPKFVSSSPQSPSESILLGNEAVRDGERCSQVIESGQNQDQPHDNDSQCSGDNMNSQDLFITQKTFRGSPSYASSGEASDKAVITTPQIFTQRDMELSEGSHKANRNPIKEKWPFQTWRELNLTEEKDVSCPSHARPNVVNPYLDKPIVVNTSLDVAKSKKHSSTLNQQAFSCIPYTHEPSLLPLISTASTSTQTENLFTTELSSYLNFCQKSKSTVSSEDLKPLDLSLPQRVRQDLCSCLSVTMSVTELKDDEEKCGDKKPSCLLKDHGAWLSCSSEVRKEPCGPQLRSARAKSKAEPTPSPQSESELKSADTTTSSEDNEPPCRSSKVDLSQVRAVQMRLNESFFFKTKGEGQSPRPESPLMKLAQGRNMKSRKGHCGYMKICGQ
- the zgc:162634 gene encoding phosphatidylinositol N-acetylglucosaminyltransferase subunit Y isoform X2; protein product: MFSLSVMVGLVPIVSLFGLFYSAAVDDNFPQGCTSSNSLCFYSLLLPVTIPVYVFFHLWSWMGIKLFRHN
- the zgc:162634 gene encoding protein preY, mitochondrial isoform X1, with amino-acid sequence MFRSALVRLVTNTVGVHRSAKCAPLAAASVSARSFADVKDEVTPPFDAELLHFLVCPLSKKPLRYEAKTNELINEELGIAYPIIDGIPNMIPQEARLLHKDTDTSATPTQG